One window of Bacteroidales bacterium genomic DNA carries:
- a CDS encoding adenosylhomocysteinase: MSNITTQTLDYKVADINLADWGRKELDIAEQEMPGLMSIREKYSKTKPLQGVRITGSLHMTIQTAVLIETLVALGANVRWASCNIFSTQDHAAAAIAASGVPVFAWKGETLEEYWWCTNQALSFPDGKGPQLIVDDGGDATLLIHKGYAAEKDASTLDVEAGSVEEAEVLKLLKGLLKEDNQKWHRTVEDWKGVSEETTTGVHRLYHMFEQGELLVPAINVNDSVTKSKFDNLYGCRESLADGIKRATDVMIAGKVVVVAGYGDVGKGSAHSMRSYGARVIVTEIDPICALQASMEGFEVTTMEEAVKEGNIFVTTTGNKDVITAQHMSNMKDQAIVCNIGHFDNEIQVVEMEALPGVEKVNIKPQVDRYNFPDGHSIFLLAEGRLVNLGCATGHPSFVMSNSFTNQTLAQIDLWEKREEYEVGVYRLPKYLDEEVARLHLEKIGVTLTKLSKEQADYIGVKVEGP, encoded by the coding sequence ATGTCTAACATAACAACACAAACATTAGATTATAAAGTCGCCGATATTAATTTGGCCGATTGGGGTAGAAAAGAATTAGATATTGCCGAGCAAGAAATGCCGGGTTTAATGTCTATCCGAGAAAAATACAGTAAAACCAAGCCTTTACAAGGCGTTAGAATTACAGGTTCTTTACATATGACCATTCAAACAGCAGTTTTAATTGAAACATTAGTGGCTTTAGGTGCTAATGTACGTTGGGCAAGCTGTAATATTTTTTCAACTCAAGATCATGCTGCTGCTGCTATTGCTGCTTCAGGCGTTCCTGTTTTTGCTTGGAAAGGCGAGACTTTAGAAGAATATTGGTGGTGTACAAACCAAGCCTTGAGTTTCCCTGACGGAAAAGGTCCTCAATTAATTGTTGATGATGGTGGCGATGCTACTTTGTTGATTCATAAAGGATATGCAGCTGAAAAAGACGCAAGCACCTTAGATGTTGAAGCAGGAAGTGTAGAAGAAGCAGAAGTGTTGAAGCTTTTAAAAGGCTTATTGAAAGAAGATAATCAGAAATGGCATCGTACAGTTGAAGATTGGAAAGGTGTTTCGGAAGAAACTACAACAGGTGTTCATCGTTTATATCATATGTTTGAGCAAGGCGAATTACTTGTTCCCGCTATCAACGTAAACGATTCTGTTACTAAATCTAAATTCGATAATCTTTATGGTTGTCGCGAATCATTAGCCGATGGCATTAAACGCGCAACAGATGTAATGATTGCAGGTAAAGTTGTTGTTGTTGCCGGATATGGCGATGTTGGAAAAGGTTCTGCTCACTCTATGAGAAGTTATGGCGCTCGTGTTATTGTAACAGAAATTGATCCTATTTGCGCATTGCAAGCATCAATGGAAGGTTTTGAAGTTACCACTATGGAAGAAGCCGTTAAAGAGGGCAATATTTTTGTGACTACAACCGGTAATAAAGATGTAATTACTGCTCAGCATATGAGCAATATGAAAGACCAAGCCATTGTTTGTAATATTGGTCATTTCGATAATGAAATTCAGGTGGTAGAAATGGAAGCATTGCCTGGCGTGGAAAAAGTAAATATCAAACCTCAGGTTGACCGTTATAATTTTCCCGATGGACATTCTATTTTCCTTTTGGCTGAAGGTCGTTTGGTGAATTTAGGCTGTGCTACCGGTCATCCAAGTTTTGTAATGAGTAATTCATTTACCAACCAAACTTTAGCTCAGATTGATCTTTGGGAAAAACGTGAGGAATATGAGGTTGGCGTTTACCGTCTGCCAAAATACTTAGACGAAGAAGTTGCGCGTTTACATTTGGAGAAAATTGGCGTAACGTTAACAAAATTATCTAAGGAACAAGCAGATTATATTGGTGTAAAAGTAGAAGGCCC
- a CDS encoding HAMP domain-containing histidine kinase, producing MSKKSVLNLSFFFFFVLFFLGLSLSINNAQVQTKKEVQTTFQYKISDYSSKRSALIQKLNNILNTKGILAFEKQALLNQQEYGENLAFYLYKDHKLIFWTNNHLLIPETDSSFSNTVSCMKIGPHWLITEGLTNKNYTLVGINILHVDYSLQNEFLHDYFLESYDIKDNLKLSKNRGEYEITDLNGKFLFSFTFEENRFLTGHMPFLLFFIFLLSYIFFVFSIDVILKKIKIINLSIISKTIVFIGLSGIYLLFFSSINFPSSLFQSPLFQPQLYSNLSLHTSLGSLFMISIWLLSGTIYFNYIISFKTKKQKSILQQISLTLAVLISISLLYYGLYVLLCSLVFDSQINLEITAITKLSFYSYTVIILIMFLQGSWFFISKKLIEHTLSYLKNKKYFILISFFTALLFGYLPLQKGIISQFNQLFLFLYFLSVFYLFYKKNKAVFWQNVYFLFLFISISGVYYTNLSNQKEETIRKTGLSTYLLKNDPLLENHFLNEKQKLLTDSLLIYRLNNLDYSRDEIIDQIKQSYFLDAAKNYEISMVFCDTESQLLVLPENIETPCFPFFDERIKQASDTIAENTLYLIDHHFRTKNYIGIIEFIQKGIKTKLFVEFLSKYQPKELGIPALLSNARNWDLHFFSNYSYAYYFNGELSEWFGKYDYKQNLESYGQNVITKENYFSFEDYSHFVYIQDNQNVLLVSKPNIPWLKKIASLSFLFLFYSLNISALFLLIYLSQNFSNLNIGYQSRLQISMVAILLFSFVTIGLSSLYYLYYLNDEKNKSVLMEKAHSVLIELEHKLQDIDEDYENESEYLESLLIKFSQVFFTDINLYDLNGNLLASSRPQLFDAELISRRMEPNAFYNLGIMKSSKFMHNEQIGLQEFYSVYVPFRSVDNKTAAYLNLPYFAKQNEIEEEISGFLVAYLNIYMFLILLTLALTILVSNYLSKPLKLLKEKIQRVRLETKNEKIEWNKKDEIGALILEYNRMVEELADSAEKLARSQRESAWREMAQQIAHEIKNPLTPMKLNIQYLEKSWNENREDFDKKLKRIANNLTEQIDILSDIASQFSSFAAMEQIKTESIPVKSLLKSTIDLFIGHNQVHFKTQFPEAEVFILADRNQFIRILNNLIKNAIQSMTEKSSAEIDIKLFTHYDNVVINITDNGCGISEAEKPYVFEPRFTTKTGGMGLGLALVKRMTENVNGNIRFESKENIGTSFILQFPKHIPS from the coding sequence ATGAGTAAAAAATCTGTTCTCAACCTTAGTTTTTTCTTCTTTTTTGTATTGTTTTTTTTAGGGCTTAGTCTTAGTATAAATAATGCACAAGTACAAACCAAAAAAGAAGTACAGACAACTTTTCAATATAAAATTTCGGATTATTCCAGTAAACGATCTGCTTTAATCCAGAAGTTAAATAATATTCTAAACACCAAGGGAATTCTTGCTTTTGAAAAACAAGCCTTACTCAATCAGCAAGAATATGGTGAAAATTTAGCTTTTTATTTATACAAAGATCACAAGCTTATATTTTGGACTAATAACCACTTACTTATTCCTGAGACTGACAGCTCATTTAGTAATACTGTTTCTTGTATGAAAATCGGACCTCATTGGCTTATTACAGAAGGTCTAACAAATAAAAATTACACTTTAGTAGGAATAAATATTTTACATGTTGATTACAGCTTACAAAATGAATTTTTACACGATTATTTTTTGGAGTCTTATGATATAAAAGACAACTTAAAATTGTCGAAAAACAGAGGAGAATACGAGATTACCGATCTGAACGGAAAATTTCTGTTTTCTTTCACTTTTGAAGAAAACAGATTTTTGACGGGACATATGCCTTTTTTACTCTTTTTTATTTTTCTACTCTCCTATATCTTTTTTGTTTTTTCTATTGATGTAATACTTAAAAAAATAAAAATAATTAATCTGTCAATTATATCTAAAACCATTGTATTTATCGGTTTAAGCGGAATATACCTTTTGTTTTTTAGTAGTATAAATTTCCCGTCTTCCCTTTTTCAGAGCCCATTATTTCAACCCCAACTTTATTCCAATCTTAGCCTTCACACTTCACTCGGATCTCTTTTTATGATTAGCATATGGCTACTTTCCGGAACTATATATTTTAATTATATTATTAGCTTTAAAACAAAAAAGCAGAAATCAATACTTCAACAAATTAGCTTAACATTAGCCGTACTTATAAGTATTTCGTTACTTTATTACGGACTCTATGTACTGTTGTGTAGTTTAGTTTTCGATTCTCAAATTAATTTGGAAATTACGGCTATCACCAAACTAAGTTTCTACAGCTATACGGTAATTATTCTAATAATGTTTTTACAGGGATCTTGGTTTTTTATTAGTAAAAAACTTATTGAGCATACATTATCGTATTTAAAGAATAAAAAATATTTTATTCTTATTTCATTCTTTACAGCCTTACTATTTGGGTATCTTCCTCTTCAAAAAGGTATTATAAGTCAATTTAATCAGCTGTTTTTATTTCTATATTTTCTATCTGTCTTTTATTTGTTTTACAAAAAAAATAAGGCTGTATTTTGGCAAAATGTTTATTTTCTATTTCTTTTTATTTCTATAAGTGGCGTTTATTATACAAATTTATCTAACCAAAAAGAAGAAACTATTCGCAAGACAGGACTATCTACTTATTTATTAAAGAATGATCCCTTATTAGAAAATCATTTTTTAAATGAAAAACAAAAACTACTTACAGATAGTTTGTTAATCTATAGATTAAATAATTTAGATTATTCACGCGATGAAATTATAGATCAAATTAAACAATCATATTTTTTAGATGCTGCTAAAAACTATGAGATTAGCATGGTTTTCTGCGATACAGAAAGTCAGTTACTTGTTTTACCGGAAAATATTGAAACTCCTTGCTTTCCTTTTTTCGACGAGAGAATAAAGCAGGCTAGCGATACTATTGCAGAAAACACACTCTATTTAATCGATCATCATTTTAGGACAAAAAATTATATCGGAATTATTGAGTTTATACAAAAAGGGATTAAAACAAAATTATTCGTTGAGTTTTTATCAAAATATCAACCGAAAGAATTAGGAATACCGGCTTTATTATCTAACGCAAGAAATTGGGATTTACACTTTTTTAGTAACTATTCTTATGCTTATTATTTTAATGGAGAATTGAGCGAATGGTTTGGAAAATATGATTACAAACAAAATTTAGAATCGTACGGACAGAACGTAATCACCAAAGAAAATTACTTTTCTTTTGAAGACTATTCTCACTTTGTTTATATTCAAGACAATCAGAATGTTTTATTAGTAAGTAAACCTAATATTCCTTGGCTAAAGAAAATTGCTTCTCTATCCTTTTTATTTCTTTTTTACAGCTTAAATATTTCTGCTTTATTTTTATTAATCTATTTAAGTCAAAATTTTTCAAACCTAAATATTGGATATCAGTCGCGGCTACAAATAAGTATGGTAGCTATTTTATTATTTTCATTTGTTACCATTGGCTTATCCAGTTTATACTACCTCTATTATCTTAACGATGAAAAAAATAAAAGTGTTTTAATGGAAAAAGCACACTCGGTTTTGATTGAGCTTGAACATAAATTACAAGATATTGATGAGGATTACGAAAATGAAAGTGAATATTTGGAAAGCCTTTTAATAAAATTTTCACAAGTCTTTTTTACCGATATAAATTTATACGATTTAAACGGTAATTTATTAGCCAGTTCTCGTCCTCAATTATTTGACGCAGAGCTAATTTCGCGGAGAATGGAACCTAATGCATTTTATAATTTAGGAATAATGAAAAGCTCTAAATTTATGCATAACGAACAAATTGGTTTACAAGAATTTTATTCGGTATATGTGCCTTTCCGGTCTGTTGATAATAAAACGGCAGCATATTTAAACCTTCCTTATTTTGCCAAACAAAACGAAATAGAAGAAGAAATATCAGGCTTTTTAGTGGCTTACCTCAACATTTATATGTTTTTAATTTTACTCACTTTAGCATTAACCATTTTAGTTTCTAATTACCTGTCAAAACCATTAAAATTATTGAAAGAAAAAATACAAAGAGTAAGGCTTGAAACTAAAAATGAAAAAATAGAATGGAATAAGAAAGATGAAATTGGAGCTTTAATTCTTGAATATAATCGTATGGTTGAAGAATTAGCCGATAGTGCCGAAAAATTGGCTCGTTCTCAACGCGAATCTGCTTGGCGCGAAATGGCACAACAAATTGCACACGAAATTAAAAACCCTCTTACTCCAATGAAACTAAATATCCAATACCTTGAAAAGTCTTGGAATGAAAATAGAGAGGATTTTGATAAAAAATTAAAACGAATTGCAAATAACTTAACGGAACAAATTGATATCCTTTCGGATATTGCATCGCAGTTTTCCAGTTTTGCAGCTATGGAACAGATTAAAACCGAATCTATACCGGTTAAATCTTTACTTAAAAGTACTATAGATCTGTTTATAGGTCATAATCAAGTTCATTTCAAGACTCAATTTCCCGAGGCGGAAGTGTTTATTTTAGCCGATCGTAATCAATTTATCAGAATATTAAATAACTTGATAAAAAACGCCATCCAATCGATGACAGAAAAAAGTTCGGCAGAGATTGATATTAAGCTTTTTACACATTATGATAATGTTGTAATCAATATTACAGACAATGGATGTGGTATTTCGGAAGCAGAAAAACCCTATGTTTTTGAACCTCGATTTACAACAAAAACAGGAGGTATGGGACTCGGCTTGGCTTTGGTTAAAAGAATGACAGAAAATGTAAACGGAAATATTC